The sequence CAGGTGATCGGCATCAACTCCTCTAAGATCGCCTCCACCGAGTACGAGGGTATGGGCTTTGCAGTGCCCAGCTCCACCGCTGTGGATACCGCCAACAGCCTGATTAAAAACGGCTATGTAGCCGGTCGCGCCAAGATCGGCGTCACCTACAACACCATTACCAGCTACAACAACGCTGACGCCATCCTCTCCGCCCTGACAGAAAAGGGCTTTAAGAACGCCAAGGGCACCATGGTAATCAACCAAGTGAGCAGTGACTCTGACCTGGCCGGCAAACAGGTAAAGCAGTACGATATGATCGTAGCCGTCAATGGCAAGACCATGACCTCCACCGATGTGATGACGCAGGTGCTTTCCGATAGCAAGCCCGGCGACACCATCAAGCTGACCATTGCCCGCATTGAGGGCAACCAGATCAAGACCTTTAAGGTAGACTGCAAGCTGATTGAAAGCAAAGGCAATTAACCGCGCATAAAAAAGGAAGTGCCGAACCATAACGGTTCGGCACTTCCTTTTTATTATTGATTGCTTACAACTCGGCGATCACTTCCACCTCGCACAGCACACCCTTGGGCAGGTCCTTAACGGCCACGCAGGAGCGGGCAGGCTTGGCGGTAAAGTAAGTGCCATACACCTCATTGAACTTGGCAAAATCCGCAATATCTGCCAGGAAACAAACGGTCTTTACTGCCTTATCCAGAGAAGTACCGGCAGCCTCAACCACGGCTTTCAGGTTCTCACACACCTGGCGAGTCTGGGCCTCAATGGTGGTGGCCTCCACATTGCCGGTGGCCGGATTAATGGCGATCTGGCCACTGGTAAACAACAAATTGCCGGTTTTCACCGCCTGGCTGTACGGACCGATGGCGCCGGGGGCGTTGTTGGTGCTTACATATTCCATAATCATTCTCCTTTATC comes from Oscillospiraceae bacterium and encodes:
- a CDS encoding RidA family protein, whose translation is MEYVSTNNAPGAIGPYSQAVKTGNLLFTSGQIAINPATGNVEATTIEAQTRQVCENLKAVVEAAGTSLDKAVKTVCFLADIADFAKFNEVYGTYFTAKPARSCVAVKDLPKGVLCEVEVIAEL